The following nucleotide sequence is from Diospyros lotus cultivar Yz01 chromosome 3, ASM1463336v1, whole genome shotgun sequence.
ATATAGCAACGGATGGTGCAACATCCGATCAGAGCCCCGAAGGAACGTATGGTCTTTGACAGTCTTCACCTGGCGGAGGATATTTCTACCATACTGAATGTAGGCCATTCTCTATCCATTACAAACCATAGTAAGAATTGACAACTTTTTCACTGAAACCCTAAGCGAGAGATCAGGCAGAGAAGTGGAGATGAATAGCTCACCGATAATATCAACGGCGGAGGCGACGGCAACCGACGGCGGCGGAGCGAGAGGCGATTCTATACTACACTTCTCCCGAATCTGCAACTTCAGGAGGGAAGGGTttatgggagagagagagagagagagagatttttaaatgaattatgagAGATAGAGttaataatgaaattgaatGAATATCAGTGgtgtaaataaattaatatatttagtgattaatttgtaaattcatttaaataatattttgaaatttatttaaatctctcggtaaatattattgttggttAAATACTTAGTATtcattcaaaatataattaaacattaaatcaAACACTATTTTGTCAATTTAGAATTtggtttaaattatttttaaaatacttaattatatCAGTTGtctaattaataaaactaattaaagtgaataaaaattataaataaaaagaaatgtaaTTGTTTGAGagctataaatataaatttttaatttaaaaaaagaaaatataatccTTAAACTCTACAAATTAGATTAATCAGATCTGCGATGTTTATGATAAACTGGGAAGATCGACGGTTTTGATTCACAGTGTACGAAGGCTACGGTGTACTCTGTCTACAGACAATCgaatcaataaaataatataatatattgggGAAAAATAGATATCGGTTTTTCCATTCAAGTCCAGCTTTTTATTCTCGTGTTCTATCCCTGTAGAGTTTAGCGCCGCTTTGCTTCTGCTTTTTCAGGTAATTTCAGCGTCGCCCTTCCTCAATCATTCTTGTTGTTGCTCAGTTTTCGTTTGATTTGGTCTCGTATGCTGATTTCCATGCTGGATCTGTTGTTTACTGATTCGATTTGCTTTGTGATGCTTTAAGCTGCGCCAGgttcgcttttttttttttttggatttttttggtattgtgatcgtATTTGGATTTTGAGCTTTTGTGGGTTTCGTTCATTGATCGGTGAATGTCATTGGATCGGCTGTTTGAATCGGTAATTTTGTGGGAATTTGAGCTCTACCAGTTTAGATGGACGAGTTGTGCAGATGTTGGTGTTGTGAAATTAGGGCTTTCAGTGGTTTGCTGTGAGTTCTTACTGGAATACCCTATTGTTCTTGTGGTTTTGCTTGATTTGTCACGTATTGGACTTTCACCTGTTGTTTGGTAAATACGACTTTCGCCTTGGGTTAAGCATCAACTACTATTCTGTTTGAGTTTGCACTTTAACGGGAAAGGTTGGATTTTGGGTTTGTCTTGTTGATAGGTTGTGTGTGGTATTTGATATTCATAACCTCAGATCTTCAACAATTTGCTTCCAGGGACTTGTGAAATTGCCTGTACATAACTGCAATATTGTTGTTttcctaaaaatatatactGAAAAAACGGCGCTTGTTGCAACGGTGACCAATCCTAGAAGCGATATCTCATGTTAACTTTAGGTTGTTATTACCAAAGCTTCCCTAAAAGACTATCGACGTCGGAATGATGGTCTTTaggttgttttgataaattttctttgtttaatCTTTGTCGTCTTTGCAAAGACAAAGATCATATGCCACCAGGACATTGGCTTGCCAATGTCAAAGCTTACCGCAATGGCCAGTGCAAACATGAAATTGACCATTGTCTAGTGCTGGCACTGTTTATATTTTGCTACATCATTGACTCTACAATTAATCTTGAGCCCTTGTGATAATTTGCAAGTGTTGGTTCTACTTCTGTGAAGGAAACTGTGGCCCTCTTTGAAAATGGCTAGTTGAGGAGTTGTCACTTGGATTCACAGGTTTTACTTGTGTCTCCATTCGAAGTCTTGGTGTGGGGCTCTAATATGCAAAAATGAGTTGAGATCAGTTTTCTTATATGAGTAGCGATTGCAGAAGTTAACCCAAAAAGGCAGCTAAGGAGTTGTCATTTGGGTACCACAAGAATTGGCTCAAAAAGGTAGCTAAATAATTGGCATTTTGAGTTTGCTGCTCTTACTTATATGCTCGAATGTGTTTTCATGTAATCTCTAATGTGGGAGTAGCACACACCAATTCAGGTTGCGGTCACCACACTGCTTGATTGTTTGAATGATTGTCTCTTCAATATGTTATTCTCAATAATGAGCTACAATACTTTTTGTTTTCCATATAATTTTGTAACTTGCTGTCTTTCACTCAAGTTGTGTTGGCTCtgtatatttttgtttcctcATTTTTTAAACACCTAATAGAGATTTGAGATATGATTTTCAGTTCTAGTTAAATTTGTCCTGAATTGCATCCTTGTATGCCCCTAACTTGTAAGATCATTTTATACCATCAGATAAGGCATGGCCATGGAGGTTACCCAGGTTCTTTTGAATGCACAATCTGTGGATGGAGCTGTGCGGAAGCATGCAGAAGAAACCTTGAAACAGTTTCAGGAGCAAAATCTTCCAGGTTTCCTGTTATCTCTCTCAGGAGAGCTAGCTAACAATGAGAAGCCTGTAGATAGTCGTAAATTAGCAGGTTTGATCCTTAAGAATGCCTTAGATGCCAAGGAACAACATAGAAAGTTTGAGCTTGTCCAAAGATGGTTGTCATTGGACATGCCTGTAAAGAACCAGATTAAGACATGCTTATTGCAGACCCTTTCTTCTCCTGTTCCTGATGCTAGGTCAACTGCATCACAAGTCATCGCAAAGGTAGCAGGCATTGAGCTGCCCCAGAAACAGTGGCCTGAGCTAGTAGCAGCACTCCTGTCAAACATTCACCAGCTTCCAGATCATGTAAAGCAAGCCACTTTAGATACTCTGGGCTACTTGTGTGAAGAGGTTTCGCCAGATGCTATAGATCAAGATCAAGTAAATAAAATACTCACAGCTGTGGTCCAGGGAATGAATGCATCAGAAGTCAATAATGATGTCAGGCTTGCTGCTACCAGAGCATTAGGTAATGCTCTGGGCTTTGCCCAGGCAAACTTTAGCAATAATATGGAACGTGATTATATCATGAGAGTTGTCTGTGAGGCAACTCTATCTGCAGAAGTGAAGATTCGGCAAGCAGCTTTTGAGTGTTTAGTCTCCATATCTTCGATGTATTATGATAAATTAGCTCCTTACATTCAGGATATCTTTAACATAACAGCAAAGGCTGTGAGAGAAGATGAGGAACCTGTGGCTCTTCAGGCTATTGAGTTCTGGAGTTCAGTCTGTGATGAGGAGATAGACATCTTAGAAGAATACGGGGGAGATCTCACAGGGACCTCGGACATTACCTGCTTCTACTTCATCAAACAGGCACTCCCTGCCCTTGTTCCTATGCTGTTGGAGACACTTCTTAAGCAGGAGGAGGATCAGGATCAGGATGAAGGGGCTTGGAATCTCGCCATGGCTGGTGGTACATGCTTAGGCTTGGTTGCACGGACTGTAGGAGATGATATTGTCCCACTTGTGTTGCCATTCATTGAAGAGAACATATCAAGACCTCATTGGAGGCAAAGGGAGGCAGCTACTTATGCCTTTGGTTCCATCCTGGAGGGGCCATCACCAGACAAGTTAATGCCTATTGTTAATGTTGCTCTAAATTTCATGCTCAATGCCTTATCTAAGGATCCAAGTAACCATGTAAAGGACACAACAGCTTGGACTCTTGGAAGAATATTTGAATTCTTACATGGTTCAACCATTGAGACGCCTATAATAACTCAGGCAAACTGTCAACAGATTGTCACTGTTTTACTTCAGAGCATGAAGGATGCCCCTAATGTTGCTGAGAAAGCCTGTGGTGCACTTTATTTCCTCGCCCAAGGTTATGAGGATGTGGGATCATCCTCTCCCCTTACTCCATATTTCCAGGAAACCGTTCAGTCCCTTCTCACTGTTACTCACAGGGAAGATGCTGGGGAATCACGATTAAGAACTGCTGCATATGAGACCTTGAATGAAGTGGTGAGGTGTTCAACAGATGAAACTGCTCCCATGGTATTGCAACTAGTTCCTGTCATTATGATGGAGCTTCACCAGACTCTTGAGGCACAAAAGCTTTCGTCTGATGAGCGGGAGAAGCAGAATGAACTACAAGGCCTTCTTTGTGGGTGCTTACAGGTTATTATTCAGAAGCTAGGATCATCAGAGACAACCAAGTATGCCTTCATGCAGTATGTGGATCAGATCATGAATCTCTTCCTCAGGGTTTTTGCTTGTAGGAATGCTACTGTACATGAGGAGGCAATGCTTGCCATTGGAGCCCTTGCCTATGCTACTGGGGCAGACTTTGCAAAGTACATGCCAGAATTTTACAAGTACTTGGAAATGGgtcttcaaaattttgaggaataCCAAGTTTGTGCTGTCACAGTTGGTGTGGTCGGTGATATATGCAGGGCATTGGAGGACAAGATATTGCCTTACTGTGACGGGATTATGACACAGCTTCTCAAGGACCTGTCAAGTAACCAATTACACCGCTCTGTTAAGCCTCCCATCTTTTCATGCTTTGGTGACATAGCACTGGCTATAGGAGAGAATTTTGAGAAGTACTTGATGTATGCTATGCCGATGCTTCAGAGTGCAGCAGAGTTGTCTGCTCATACATCTGGTGCTGATGATGAAATGACAGAGTACACCAATCTTTTGAGAAATGGGATATTGGAGGCATATTCGGGGATATTTCAAGGCTTTAAAAATTCTCCTAAAACTCAGCTGTTGATTCCTTATGCACCTCACATCCTCCAGTTCCTGGATAGCATTTACATGGCAAAAGACATGTGAgttctcatttaatttttttttgctgtAATAT
It contains:
- the LOC127797720 gene encoding importin subunit beta-1-like, whose product is MAMEVTQVLLNAQSVDGAVRKHAEETLKQFQEQNLPGFLLSLSGELANNEKPVDSRKLAGLILKNALDAKEQHRKFELVQRWLSLDMPVKNQIKTCLLQTLSSPVPDARSTASQVIAKVAGIELPQKQWPELVAALLSNIHQLPDHVKQATLDTLGYLCEEVSPDAIDQDQVNKILTAVVQGMNASEVNNDVRLAATRALGNALGFAQANFSNNMERDYIMRVVCEATLSAEVKIRQAAFECLVSISSMYYDKLAPYIQDIFNITAKAVREDEEPVALQAIEFWSSVCDEEIDILEEYGGDLTGTSDITCFYFIKQALPALVPMLLETLLKQEEDQDQDEGAWNLAMAGGTCLGLVARTVGDDIVPLVLPFIEENISRPHWRQREAATYAFGSILEGPSPDKLMPIVNVALNFMLNALSKDPSNHVKDTTAWTLGRIFEFLHGSTIETPIITQANCQQIVTVLLQSMKDAPNVAEKACGALYFLAQGYEDVGSSSPLTPYFQETVQSLLTVTHREDAGESRLRTAAYETLNEVVRCSTDETAPMVLQLVPVIMMELHQTLEAQKLSSDEREKQNELQGLLCGCLQVIIQKLGSSETTKYAFMQYVDQIMNLFLRVFACRNATVHEEAMLAIGALAYATGADFAKYMPEFYKYLEMGLQNFEEYQVCAVTVGVVGDICRALEDKILPYCDGIMTQLLKDLSSNQLHRSVKPPIFSCFGDIALAIGENFEKYLMYAMPMLQSAAELSAHTSGADDEMTEYTNLLRNGILEAYSGIFQGFKNSPKTQLLIPYAPHILQFLDSIYMAKDMDDVVMKTAIGVLGDLADTLGNNAGSLIQQSLSSKDFLNECLSSEDHLIKESAEWAKLAISRAISV